From one Lotus japonicus ecotype B-129 chromosome 3, LjGifu_v1.2 genomic stretch:
- the LOC130743916 gene encoding uncharacterized protein LOC130743916 produces MGKSVEVYIDDIIVKTPKGGDHTADLAVVFEQLKKHNMRLNPDKCTFGVRSGKFLGYMLTNRGIELNPDKCQAIMNMKSPRTVKEVQQLAGRMAAIGRFLPKAALRALPLYTLLKKGATFEWSAEADAAFTQLKETFSSPSILTSPKPGETLYLYLAVREKAVSSVLIREEEGRQLPVYFVSRSLKGAELRYKMLEKVALTLLTTARQLRRYFQAHRIVVRTDQPVRQVLHKPDLAGRMVSWSIELSEHDIRYEPRRAIKAQVLADFLVELTDEEEPPAETTWVVNVDGSSNKEGGGAGIVLQSSTGMVVEQSLRFNFPTTNNQAEYEACIAELVTARDLGAKEILVCCDSLLVVSQANGEAQAKDPIMEQYLAHLKRLASTFTKVEFRHVPRAQNDRADTLAKLASTGKPGLNGTVIQGTLAIPYVADRDRPAGQAMMPIGTEKDWRTPIIKYLKSGWLPDEKAEAKKLVRCASWYTVANDDLFKRGFSTPLLKCLTKDRAAYVLAEIHEGSCGHHPGGRSLARKVLRAGYYWPTLEKDAVEHVKQCDPCQRHADLHSAPPAYLSSLVSPWPFHQWGMDLLGPFDTAPGQLKYLVVAVDYYTKWIEAEPLATITTARVQRFFYKNVISRFGVPGVLVTDNGTQFTSKGFRDLLDGLHIKQRFTSVEHPQTNGQAESANRVILRGLRKRLGSAKGDWAEQLDHVLWAYRTTPHSTTGESPYRLTFGTEAVIPAEIGEPSARTAGFDPNQNDQLIGEDLDLLAERRAVANCRELIAKQQAAIRYNRKAVLRSFTAGDLVLRKASVGARSTERGKLAANWEGPYRVVEATGTGAYKLETLVGKEIPRTWNAANLRRYYS; encoded by the coding sequence ATGGGGAAATCGGTCGAAgtctacattgatgatattataGTCAAAACCCCAAAGGGAGGAGACCACACAGCAGACCTCGCAGTCGTTTTCGAGCAGTTAAAGAAGCAcaacatgcgcctcaacccTGACAAGTGTACCTTTGGCGTTCGAAGCGGGAAGTTTCTGGGGTACATGCTCACCAACCGCGGCATTGAGTTGAACCCTGACAAATGTCAGGCGATCATGAATATGAAAAGCCCGCGCACAGTCAAGGAAGTCCAACAGCTGGCTGGGCGCATGGCCGCGATCGGCCGCTTTTTGCCAAAGGCTGCTCTCCGGGCCCTGCCTCTTTACACCCTCCTGAAGAAGGGAGCAACTTTTGAGTGGTCGGCGGAGGCCGACGCTGCTTTCACTCAGCTGAAGGAGACCTTCTCCTCCCCCTCTATTCTGACTAGCCCAAAACCAGGGGAGACATTATACCTATACCTGGCCGTGCGGGAGAAAGCAGTTAGCTCTGTCCTAATCAGAGAAGAGGAAGGAAGGCAGCTACCAGTCTACTTTGTCAGCCGTTCATTGAAGGGTGCGGAGCTCAGGTATAAGATGCTGGAAAAGGTGGCGCTGACCCTACTAACCACGGCGCGACAACTAAGGAGGTACTTTCAAGCTCATCGCATTGTGGTGCGAACCGATCAGCCAGTCCGACAGGTCCTTCATAAGCCTGATCTAGCCGGTCGGATGGTAAGCTGGTCCATCGAGCTCTCCGAGCATGACATCCGCTATGAGCCCAGGAGAGCCATTAAAGCACAAGTCCTAGCGGACTTCTTGGTCGAACTCACAGATGAGGAAGAGCCTCCTGCCGAGACCACCTGGGTGGTCAACGTAGATGGCTCGAGCAACAAGGAAGGTGGCGGGGCTGGGATCGTATTGCAAAGTAGTACCGGGATGGTGGTCGAACAATCCCTTCGCTTTAACTTCCCAACTACAAACAACCAGGCCGAGTATGAAGCCTGCATTGCAGAGCTGGTCACAGCCCGAGACCTGGGGGCTAAGGAGATACTTGTCTGCTGCGATTCACTTCTGGTCGTCTCTCAGGCAAACGGGGAAGCTCAAGCAAAAGATCCCATCATGGAGCAGTACTTGGCCCATTTGAAACGACTGGCTTCGACCTTCACCAAAGTGGAGTTTCGCCACGTCCCCAGAGCCCAGAATGATCGCGCGGATACCCTGGCCAAACTGGCCAGCACTGGAAAGCCTGGCCTGAATGGAACGGTCATTCAAGGGACCTTAGCCATCCCCTATGTAGCTGACCGCGATCGTCCAGCAGGACAAGCTATGATGCCAATCGGTACTGAAAAAGACTGGAGGACCCCGATCATCAAGTATCTCAAATCAGGATGGCTGCCCGACGAGAAGGCTGAAGCCAAAAAGTTGGTGAGGTGCGCCTCCTGGTACACTGTCGCCAATGATGATCTCTTCAAGCGGGGATTCTCCACCCCCCTTCTGAAGTGCTTGACTAAGGACAGAGCAGCCTATGTCTTAGCGGAAATCCATGAAGGCAGCTGCGGCCACCATCCGGGTGGGCGTTCCCTTGCCCGAAAGGTACTCCGAGCCGGCTATTACTGGCCAACCCTAGAGAAAGACGCCGTGGAGCATGTTAAGCAGTGTGACCCCTGCCAGAGGCACGCCGATCTGCACAGCGCTCCCCCTGCCTATCTTTCCTCTCTAGTCAGTCCTTGGCCTTTCCACCAGTGGGGCATGGATTTATTGGGCCCGTTCGACACTGCACCCGGCCAACTCAAGTACttggtggtggcagtggattACTACACCAAGTGGATAGAGGCCGAGCCGCTAGCAACGATCACCACAGCTCGAGTGCAACGCTTCTTCTACAAGAACGTCATCAGTAGGTTCGGAGTCCCCGGGGTCCTGGTCACAGACAATGGAACCCAGTTTACCTCTAAAGGGTTTAGGGACCTCTTGGACGGGCTGCACATCAAGCAGCGATTCACTTCCGTCGAACACCCCCAGACAAACGGTCAGGCAGAGTCGGCCAACAGGGTCATTCTCCGAGGCCTCCGGAAGAGATTGGGGAGTGCCAAGGGCGACTGGGCCGAACAGCTCGATCACGTCCTATGGGCATACCGCACCACTCCGCACTCGACTACAGGGGAGAGCCCTTACCGCCTCACCTTTGGCACAGAAGCTGTGATTCCGGCTGAAATAGGAGAACCGAGCGCTCGAACAGCAGGTTTCGACCCCAACCAGAACGATCAACTCATAGGGGAAGACCTCGACCTCCTGGCTGAAAGAAGAGCGGTGGCCAACTGCAGAGAACTAATCGCAAAGCAGCAAGCAGCCATTCGCTACAACAGGAAAGCAGTTCTCCGCTCCTTTACCGCAGGGGACTTGGTCCTCCGGAAGGCCAGCGTCGGAGCACGGTCAACCGAACGGGGAAAGCTAGCAgccaactgggaaggcccttacaGGGTTGTCGAAGCAACCGGCACGGGAGCATACAAACTGGAAACCCTAGTAGGAAAGGAAATCCCTCGTACATGGAACGCAGCCAACCTGAGAAGATACTACAGTTAA
- the LOC130749768 gene encoding protein SOSEKI 3-like isoform X1 produces the protein MASLYSWSCKRSYNSGFVWHDLSEDDLILPAHGIEYVLKGSELFDESNSDNFSPISNVKMQNVKLLPGPASSRSHDEASSSSSMNGKETRTSQEDELSQEPHTGSSDVSPESRDEKSDSLSLALTEYKIYKTDGLADASTQTEEQVSRTRAQKTCTRGVSTEDRSLEPECHEICQAEVPEVKDNPKMCKDTIYPSPSTSSPLSFGSKAETLESLIRADASKLSSFRTQEEEGARVPPTNTRLKASNLLMQLISCGSISVKNHSFGLIPSYKHRFSDSKFPSPLFSTSFMLGEFDCLAENPKLMNLRLEDKEYFSGSLIETKLKEGEAHKVLKRSSSYNDERTYKDQKPQEDKEETSSGHSKCIPRSIKASLTKHPRSESMKSPISDGPRNSSDRFDGLGISSVTSNGSSKRISEPSSGKKQSKRIDSFREEEYFSDCQFGFYDEYQLNEIKEEWATYVLKNFA, from the exons ATGGCTTCCTTGTATTCATGGTCTTGTAAGAG AAGCTACAATAGTGGATTTGTGTGGCATGATCTTTCTGAAGATGATTTAATTTTACCAGCCCATGGAATTGAGTATGTCCTCAAAGGCTCTGAGCTCTTTGATGAATCCAATTCAG ATAATTTCAGTCCCATTAGCAACGTCAAAATGCAGAACGTGAAGCTGCTGCCGGGGCCAGCTTCTTCTAGAAGTCATGATGAAGCCTCTTCCTCATCTAGCATGAATGGGAAAGAGACAAGAACCTCCCAAGAGGACGAGCTTTCTCAAGAACCGCATACGGGCTCCTCGGATGTTTCCCCGGAGTCTAGGGATGAAAAGAGCGACTCTCTGAGCTTGGCATTGACAGAGTACAAAATTTACAAGACTGATGGATTGGCAGATGCTTCCACTCAGACAGAAGAACAAGTTAGCAGAACCAGAGCTCAGAAAACTTGTACAAGGGGTGTATCAACAGAGGATAGATCATTAGAACCTGAATGCCATGAAATATGTCAAGCTGAAGTTCCAGAAGTGAAAGATAATCCGAAAATGTGCAAGGATACCATTTATCCTTCTCCTTCAACTTCAAGCCCCTTATCTTTTGGGAGTAAGGCTGAAACTTTGGAATCTTTGATTAGAGCTGATGCTAGCAAACTGAGCAGCTTTAGGACCCAGGAAGAGGAGGGCGCTCGGGTGCCGCCAACCAACACGAGGCTGAAGGCCTCAAATTTGCTGATGCAACTGATCTCATGTGGCTCGATATCAGTGAAAAACCACAGTTTTGGCCTTATTCCTTCCTATAAGCATAGGTTTTCTGATTCAAAATTCCCTTCTCCGCTGTTCTCCACTTCTTTTATGTTAGGGGAATTTGATTGCTTAGCAGAGAATCCAAAGCTGATGAATCTTAGGTTGGAAGACAAAGAATACTTTAGTGGGAGCTTAATTGAGACTAAATTGAAGGAAGGAGAGGCACATAAAGTTCTAAAACGTTCTTCTTCCTACAATGATGAAAG GACATATAAAGACCAGAAACcacaagaagacaaagaggaaACATCCTCAGGACATTCAAAATGCATTCCACGATCAATCAAGGCTTCATTGACCAAGCATCCACGAAGCGAATCCATGAAATCCCCCATTTCTGATGGGCCAAGAAACTCATCGGACAGATTTGATGGATTAGGCATATCCTCAGTAACATCTAACGGTAGCAGCAAAAGAATCTCCGAACCTTCATCAGGGAAGAAGCAGTCAAAGAGGATAGATTCGTTTAGGGAAGAAGAG TACTTCTCTGATTGTCAATTTGGCTTCTACGATGAGTATcaactaaatgaaattaaagaagagtGGGCTACTTATGTGTTAAAGAATTTTGCCTAG
- the LOC130749768 gene encoding protein SOSEKI 3-like isoform X2, giving the protein MASLYSWSCKRSYNSGFVWHDLSEDDLILPAHGIEYVLKGSELFDESNSDNFSPISNVKMQNVKLLPGPASSRSHDEASSSSSMNGKETRTSQEDELSQEPHTGSSDVSPESRDEKSDSLSLALTEYKIYKTDGLADASTQTEEQVSRTRAQKTCTRGVSTEDRSLEPECHEICQAEVPEVKDNPKMCKDTIYPSPSTSSPLSFGSKAETLESLIRADASKLSSFRTQEEEGARVPPTNTRLKASNLLMQLISCGSISVKNHSFGLIPSYKHRFSDSKFPSPLFSTSFMLGEFDCLAENPKLMNLRLEDKEYFSGSLIETKLKEGEAHKVLKRSSSYNDERTYKDQKPQEDKEETSSGHSKCIPRSIKASLTKHPRSESMKSPISDGPRNSSDRFDGLGISSVTSNGSSKRISEPSSGKKQSKRIDSFREEEVIKIEES; this is encoded by the exons ATGGCTTCCTTGTATTCATGGTCTTGTAAGAG AAGCTACAATAGTGGATTTGTGTGGCATGATCTTTCTGAAGATGATTTAATTTTACCAGCCCATGGAATTGAGTATGTCCTCAAAGGCTCTGAGCTCTTTGATGAATCCAATTCAG ATAATTTCAGTCCCATTAGCAACGTCAAAATGCAGAACGTGAAGCTGCTGCCGGGGCCAGCTTCTTCTAGAAGTCATGATGAAGCCTCTTCCTCATCTAGCATGAATGGGAAAGAGACAAGAACCTCCCAAGAGGACGAGCTTTCTCAAGAACCGCATACGGGCTCCTCGGATGTTTCCCCGGAGTCTAGGGATGAAAAGAGCGACTCTCTGAGCTTGGCATTGACAGAGTACAAAATTTACAAGACTGATGGATTGGCAGATGCTTCCACTCAGACAGAAGAACAAGTTAGCAGAACCAGAGCTCAGAAAACTTGTACAAGGGGTGTATCAACAGAGGATAGATCATTAGAACCTGAATGCCATGAAATATGTCAAGCTGAAGTTCCAGAAGTGAAAGATAATCCGAAAATGTGCAAGGATACCATTTATCCTTCTCCTTCAACTTCAAGCCCCTTATCTTTTGGGAGTAAGGCTGAAACTTTGGAATCTTTGATTAGAGCTGATGCTAGCAAACTGAGCAGCTTTAGGACCCAGGAAGAGGAGGGCGCTCGGGTGCCGCCAACCAACACGAGGCTGAAGGCCTCAAATTTGCTGATGCAACTGATCTCATGTGGCTCGATATCAGTGAAAAACCACAGTTTTGGCCTTATTCCTTCCTATAAGCATAGGTTTTCTGATTCAAAATTCCCTTCTCCGCTGTTCTCCACTTCTTTTATGTTAGGGGAATTTGATTGCTTAGCAGAGAATCCAAAGCTGATGAATCTTAGGTTGGAAGACAAAGAATACTTTAGTGGGAGCTTAATTGAGACTAAATTGAAGGAAGGAGAGGCACATAAAGTTCTAAAACGTTCTTCTTCCTACAATGATGAAAG GACATATAAAGACCAGAAACcacaagaagacaaagaggaaACATCCTCAGGACATTCAAAATGCATTCCACGATCAATCAAGGCTTCATTGACCAAGCATCCACGAAGCGAATCCATGAAATCCCCCATTTCTGATGGGCCAAGAAACTCATCGGACAGATTTGATGGATTAGGCATATCCTCAGTAACATCTAACGGTAGCAGCAAAAGAATCTCCGAACCTTCATCAGGGAAGAAGCAGTCAAAGAGGATAGATTCGTTTAGGGAAGAAGAGGTGATCAAAATAGAAGAAAGTTAA